The Nitrogeniibacter aestuarii genome has a window encoding:
- the hrpA gene encoding ATP-dependent RNA helicase HrpA, producing the protein MVADRHRFLRALGRLKPVPPALDALPEKLREQIKASMARFEARARAVPTPTYPEELPVSAQRELILETLQAHQVVIICGETGSGKTTQLPKMCLELGRGIGGLIGHTQPRRIAARSTAERIAEELNSPLGQAVGYKIRFTDRLSPTSHIKLMTDGILLAETLGDRYLNAYDTLIIDEAHERSLNIDFLLGYLKRLLPRRPDLKVIITSATIDAERFANHFADRAGKPAPVIEVSGRLYPIEVRYRPDEDATKTKRNQDTWEGLVDAVDEAQREGPGDILVFLPGEREIRESAEALRKAHHVADTEILPLFARQSAQEQSRVFSRSKGRRVVLATNVAETSLTVPGIRYVIDTGLARVKRYSVRNKVEQLQIEPVAQSAARQRAGRCGRVSDGICIRLYAEDEFNRRPSHTDPEILRSSLAAVILRMSSLGLGEVDQFPFLDQPTPRAVADGYQLLQELGAMDEDNQLTDRGRELAKLPIDPKIGRMILAARDQGCLNEVLVIAAALSVQDPRDRPQAQAGTADQKHALFRGSENDQKSEFLWYWNAWKAFEEVQRHQSSNKQRQWCKEHFLSPLRMREWRDIHAQLHTLCAEHGWRENSIPARYEAIHKALLTGLLGHLGCRVEEEKPSPGQPAGAYHGARGIKFWPHPGSTLSKKAGKWIVCAELIDTTRLFGRCIARVQPEWLEEVGAHLIKRHVFDPHWSKQAGSVRAWERGTLHGVVLYARRPVAYREFDPAESRRIFIREGLVPGEVDAGVLRHMGFLKHNRRLVADIERLEHKARRPDVLVDEALIEAFYDAKIPEDVTDLASFEKWRKQAEKTDPKLLYLDREQLMRHEAEGITTERFPAHMSVFGQRLKLDYVHAPGEADDGVTLTVPVAMLNQVPAHRCEWLVPGLLEEKVNGLLRTVPQKHRHRLQPMADSVTAFLDAVEQGEWTPDQPLLKVLQQFVEERVQLKLPLESFRPENLNPHCFMNFRVMDPHGRIMGQSRNLAELRGRFQKQIAAAFEAALETAEVIPSDEAPAQNKAEAPEAETAVSEYAGLTDWSFGELPELISLKVGHREIIGFPALHDDGETVSLRPYDTPEEAERVHRIGMARLFALRLKDQVKALHRMSGLRDVALRYATLGSEQELKDQLVSATLGRTCVIDPLPTDAASFEQRTEQAKPRIMLVGQELLKLTDGILTERTQLEKRLGGFKGLDALVDDIRRQLDGLIVKRFLTTVPYERLSQYPRYLKAANLRLDKVRNNPDRDAKLTADWQALHRAFEREWIEMKRTGADDPFLEDFRWLLEELRVGLFAQELRTPMPVSVKRMAKMWESRPR; encoded by the coding sequence CCTGAAGCCCGTGCCGCCTGCGCTCGACGCATTGCCGGAGAAGCTGCGCGAACAGATCAAGGCGTCCATGGCGCGATTCGAGGCGCGCGCCAGGGCCGTGCCCACGCCGACCTATCCGGAAGAACTGCCGGTCAGCGCGCAGCGCGAGCTGATTCTGGAGACGCTGCAGGCGCATCAGGTGGTGATCATCTGCGGCGAGACCGGTTCGGGCAAAACCACCCAGCTGCCCAAGATGTGTCTCGAGCTGGGCCGTGGCATTGGCGGGCTCATCGGGCACACGCAGCCCCGGCGAATTGCCGCGCGAAGCACGGCGGAACGCATCGCCGAAGAGCTGAACAGCCCGCTTGGACAGGCGGTGGGCTACAAGATCCGCTTCACCGACCGCCTGAGCCCGACGAGTCATATCAAGCTCATGACGGACGGCATCCTGCTCGCCGAGACCCTGGGCGACCGGTATCTGAATGCCTACGACACACTCATCATCGACGAGGCGCATGAGCGCAGCCTGAACATCGACTTCCTGCTCGGTTACCTCAAGCGCCTGCTGCCCAGGCGACCGGATCTGAAAGTGATCATCACCTCGGCCACCATCGACGCCGAACGTTTTGCGAATCACTTTGCCGACCGGGCGGGCAAGCCGGCGCCGGTGATCGAGGTGTCCGGCCGGCTGTATCCGATCGAAGTGCGCTACCGGCCCGACGAAGACGCCACCAAGACCAAGCGCAACCAGGACACGTGGGAAGGGCTGGTGGATGCGGTGGACGAGGCGCAGCGCGAAGGGCCGGGCGACATCCTCGTCTTCCTGCCTGGCGAGCGCGAGATCCGCGAATCCGCCGAGGCCTTGCGCAAGGCGCACCATGTGGCCGATACCGAAATTCTGCCGCTCTTTGCCCGTCAGTCGGCGCAGGAGCAGAGCCGGGTGTTCAGCCGCTCCAAGGGGCGACGCGTAGTGCTGGCCACCAACGTGGCCGAAACCTCGCTGACGGTGCCGGGCATCCGCTATGTGATCGACACCGGCCTGGCGCGGGTCAAGCGTTATTCGGTGCGCAACAAGGTCGAGCAGCTGCAGATCGAGCCGGTGGCCCAGAGCGCGGCGCGTCAGCGGGCCGGCCGTTGCGGCCGTGTGTCCGACGGCATCTGCATCCGCCTGTACGCGGAAGATGAATTCAACCGCCGGCCTTCGCACACCGATCCGGAAATCCTGCGCTCGTCGCTGGCCGCCGTCATTCTGCGCATGAGTTCGCTCGGGTTGGGCGAGGTGGATCAGTTCCCCTTTCTCGATCAACCCACGCCCCGTGCGGTGGCCGATGGCTATCAGCTGCTGCAGGAGCTGGGCGCCATGGATGAGGACAACCAGCTCACCGACCGCGGTCGCGAGCTGGCGAAGCTGCCGATCGACCCCAAGATCGGGCGCATGATTCTGGCCGCACGCGACCAAGGCTGCCTGAACGAGGTGCTGGTGATCGCCGCCGCGCTGTCGGTGCAGGACCCGCGCGACCGCCCGCAGGCGCAGGCCGGCACGGCCGACCAGAAACACGCCTTGTTCCGCGGCAGCGAGAATGACCAGAAATCGGAATTCCTCTGGTACTGGAATGCCTGGAAAGCCTTTGAAGAGGTGCAGCGCCACCAGAGCAGCAACAAGCAGCGCCAGTGGTGCAAGGAGCACTTCCTGTCGCCGCTGCGCATGCGCGAGTGGCGTGACATTCACGCCCAGCTGCACACCCTGTGTGCCGAGCACGGCTGGAGGGAAAACAGCATCCCGGCGCGCTACGAGGCCATTCACAAGGCCCTGCTGACGGGCTTGCTCGGCCACCTGGGCTGCCGGGTGGAAGAAGAAAAGCCGAGCCCGGGCCAGCCCGCCGGTGCTTACCACGGCGCTCGCGGGATCAAGTTCTGGCCGCACCCGGGCTCGACCCTGTCGAAGAAGGCGGGCAAGTGGATTGTCTGTGCCGAGCTGATCGACACCACGCGCCTGTTCGGCCGCTGCATCGCGCGGGTGCAGCCCGAATGGCTCGAAGAGGTGGGCGCGCATCTGATCAAGCGTCATGTGTTCGATCCGCACTGGTCGAAGCAGGCCGGCAGCGTGCGGGCCTGGGAGCGCGGCACGCTGCATGGCGTGGTGCTCTATGCGCGCCGTCCGGTCGCCTATCGGGAGTTCGATCCGGCCGAGAGCCGACGCATCTTCATCCGCGAGGGTCTGGTACCGGGAGAGGTGGATGCGGGCGTGCTCAGACACATGGGCTTTCTCAAACACAACCGCCGTCTCGTGGCGGATATCGAGCGCCTGGAGCACAAGGCCCGCCGACCGGACGTGCTGGTGGACGAGGCGCTGATCGAAGCCTTTTACGACGCCAAGATTCCCGAGGACGTGACCGATCTGGCCAGCTTCGAAAAGTGGCGCAAGCAGGCGGAGAAAACGGACCCGAAACTGCTCTACCTGGATCGCGAGCAGCTCATGCGTCACGAGGCCGAGGGCATCACCACCGAGCGCTTCCCGGCGCACATGAGCGTGTTTGGTCAGCGGCTCAAGCTCGACTACGTCCATGCGCCGGGCGAGGCCGACGATGGGGTGACGCTGACCGTGCCGGTGGCCATGCTCAACCAGGTGCCGGCCCATCGCTGTGAATGGCTGGTGCCCGGCCTGCTCGAAGAGAAGGTCAACGGCCTGCTGCGCACCGTGCCGCAGAAACATCGTCACCGGCTGCAGCCCATGGCCGACAGCGTGACCGCGTTTCTGGATGCGGTCGAGCAGGGCGAGTGGACGCCGGATCAGCCCTTGCTCAAGGTCTTGCAGCAATTCGTGGAGGAGCGGGTGCAGCTGAAACTGCCGCTCGAATCCTTCCGCCCGGAGAACCTCAATCCGCATTGCTTCATGAACTTCCGGGTCATGGACCCGCACGGCCGGATCATGGGGCAGTCGCGCAATCTGGCGGAGCTGCGCGGGCGATTCCAGAAGCAGATTGCCGCCGCGTTCGAGGCGGCGCTCGAAACCGCAGAAGTGATCCCGTCGGACGAGGCGCCCGCCCAGAACAAGGCCGAGGCGCCCGAGGCGGAGACCGCGGTGTCCGAATACGCCGGGCTCACCGACTGGAGCTTTGGCGAGCTGCCCGAACTCATCTCGCTCAAGGTCGGCCACCGGGAGATCATCGGATTCCCTGCGCTGCATGACGATGGCGAGACCGTATCGCTGCGCCCTTACGACACGCCGGAAGAGGCCGAGCGCGTCCATCGCATCGGCATGGCGCGGCTGTTTGCCCTGCGTCTGAAGGATCAGGTCAAGGCGCTGCATCGCATGAGTGGCTTGCGCGATGTCGCCCTGCGCTACGCGACGCTGGGCAGCGAGCAGGAGCTGAAGGATCAGCTGGTGAGCGCGACGCTCGGGCGCACCTGCGTGATCGACCCGCTACCGACCGACGCTGCCAGCTTCGAGCAGCGCACCGAGCAGGCCAAGCCACGCATCATGCTGGTGGGGCAGGAGTTGCTCAAGCTCACCGACGGCATCCTGACCGAGCGTACCCAGCTGGAGAAGCGGTTGGGCGGATTCAAGGGGCTCGACGCCTTGGTGGACGACATTCGCCGCCAGCTGGATGGGCTGATCGTCAAACGCTTTCTCACGACCGTGCCCTACGAACGACTGAGCCAGTACCCGCGCTATCTGAAAGCGGCCAACCTGCGGCTGGACAAGGTGCGCAACAATCCGGATCGCGACGCCAAACTCACGGCCGACTGGCAGGCGCTTCATCGCGCCTTCGAGCGCGAATGGATCGAGATGAAGCGCACGGGGGCCGACGACCCGTTTCTGGAGGACTTCCGCTGGCTGCTGGAGGAATTGCGCGTCGGCCTGTTCGCCCAGGAGTTGCGCACGCCGATGCCCGTTTCCGTGAAACGCATGGCAAAGATGTGGGAGAGCCGGCCGCGCTGA